Proteins encoded by one window of Arachis ipaensis cultivar K30076 chromosome B04, Araip1.1, whole genome shotgun sequence:
- the LOC107635197 gene encoding polyphenol oxidase I, chloroplastic-like has protein sequence MANVINHPSRFLHLAISLIILIIFLIPLITFLNNNNSLIFTMITKPYFSYYLTSFNNQSHQSHYPWRFSWRNTFINSLEFEGNVNYPSSSNYSNDVSRAISPDFTKCGPVDLPPNAITSPYCCPTLATPFKFIDFKDYIINATYKYKNNSSIRVRRAAHLVDDEFIAKLEKGIAIMKSLPNDDPRNFIQQAKVHCAYCNGGYPQKHPFQDQKIDVHRSWLFFPFHRFYIYFFERILGTLIGDPSFALPYWNWDSIQGMQIPSYFTTPNSSLYHKLRHYKHMPPHLVDLNYDILSPKIRTQDQQISYNLAFMYKQMVLANTKELFMGSPYRLGDPAQPGPGSVELAPHNTIHDWLGAVDTPNHEDMGTFYTAARDPIFYAHHSNVDRLWELWTKLEGGRRDYRDDPNWLDSKFFFYDENLNLVRVKVRDCLDTKLLGYVYEEVDLPWLNVNPKPRRTKMQREAKKSSILASKPITKFPFVLDSKVSIIVKRPRKLRSKEEKEQEEEVLVIEVTELQSYENVKFDVHIDDDEDMLSDENHAEFVGTFVSLPHGNHGHKSNTRFMVGISKVLENLEAEEDDHIVVTLVPMIGKGDVTIGRINIQFMSK, from the coding sequence ATGGCAAATGTAATAAACCATCCTTCAAGGTTTCTCCATTTAGCCATCTCCCTAATTATTCTCATAATCTTCCTAATACCCTTAATCACCTTTCTTAATAACAACAACTCATTGATCTTCACCATGATTACTAAGCCCTACTTTTCTTATTACTTAACCTCCTTTAATAATCAAAGCCACCAATCCCATTATCCTTGGAGATTTTCTTGGAGGAATACCTTTATCAATAGCTTAGAATTTGAAGGAAATGTTAATTATCCATCATCATCTAATTATTCCAATGATGTTTCTAGAGCAATTTCACCAGATTTTACAAAGTGTGGCCCAGTTGATTTACCTCCCAATGCAATAACATCACCCTATTGTTGTCCAACTTTGGCAACTCCCTTTAAATTCATAGATTTCAAAGATTATATTATCAATGCCACTTACAAGTACAAAAATAATAGTTCAATTAGGGTTAGAAGGGCAGCACATTTGGTAGATGATGAGTTCATAGCCAAGTTAGAAAAAGGTATTGCCATCATGAAATCACTTCCTAATGATGACCCACGTAATTTCATACAACAAGCTAAAGTCCATTGTGCTTATTGCAATGGTGGATATCCTCAAAAACACCCCTTCCAAGATCAAAAGATTGATGTGCATAGGTCAtggcttttcttccctttccatAGGTTTTACATTTATTTCTTTGAGAGAATCTTGGGAACCCTAATTGGGGATCCAAGTTTTGCTTTACCTTATTGGAATTGGGATTCCATTCAAGGTATGCAAATTCCATCATATTTCACCACTCCAAATTCTTCACTTTACCATAAACTTAGACACTACAAGCACATGCCACCCCACTTGGTTGATCTTAACTATGATATTCTCTCTCCCAAAATTAGAACACAAGATCAACAAATTTCCTACAACCTTGCCTTCATGTACAAGCAAATGGTTTTAGCCAACACCAAAGAGTTATTCATGGGAAGCCCTTATCGTCTCGGAGATCCAGCTCAACCGGGTCCTGGCTCGGTTGAGCTTGCTCCTCATAACACTATCCATGATTGGTTGGGTGCGGTCGATACTCCCAACCATGAAGACATGGGAACTTTCTACACGGCCGCGAGAGATCCTATTTTCTATGCTCATCACTCCAACGTGGATAGATTGTGGGAGTTATGGACAAAATTGGAAGGTGGTAGAAGAGACTATAGGGATGATCCTAATTGGTTAGATTCCAAATTTTTCTTCTATGATGAGAATCTTAATCTTGTTCGAGTTAAGGTAAGAGATTGTCTTGATACTAAACTTTTGGGTTATGTTTATGAAGAAGTTGATCTTCCTTGGCTAAATGTTAATCCTAAACcaagaagaacaaagatgcaaAGGGAAGCAAAAAAATCTTCAATTTTGGCCTCAAAGCCAATTACCAAATTTCCTTTTGTTTTGGATTCTAAGGTAAGCATTATTGTAAAGAGACCAAGGAAGTTGAGGAGCAAGGAAGAGAAagaacaagaggaagaggttTTAGTGATAGAAGTGACTGAATTACAAAGCTATGAAAATGTTAAATTTGATGTTCatattgatgatgatgaagacATGCTTAGTGATGAAAACCATGCAGAGTTTGTGGGTACTTTCGTGAGTTTGCCCCATGGAAATCATGGACATAAATCAAATACTCGCTTTATGGTTGGGATATCTAAGGTATTGGAGAATCTAGAAGCTGAAGAAGATGATCATATTGTTGTTACTTTGGTACCTATGATTGGGAAAGGAGATGTCACCATAGGAAGGATTAATATTCAGTTCATGTCAAAATAG